The region CCAGATTGGCAAACCGCAACATGGGTACGCCGCTTTGGCGTGCGCCTAAAAATTCGCCGGGGCCGCGGATATTCAAGTCTTGACGGGCAATTTCGAAGCCGTCGGTGTGTTCGTAAATCACTTTCAGGCGTGCTTTGGCCAGTTCGCTCAAAGGCTCGGTAAACAGCAGCACGCAGGTGCTGGCGGCGGCACCCCGTCCGACACGGCCGCGTAATTGATGCAGTTGCGCCAAGCCCATGCGTTCGGCGTGTTCAATCACCATCAGGCTGGCATTGGGCACATCGACGCCGACTTCAATCACGGTCGTCGCCACCAACACATTCAGACGGCCTGCGATAAATCCGGCCATCACTTCGGCTTTTTCGGCGGGTTTCATGCGGCCGTGAACCAAGCCGATATTGAGTTCGGGTAAGGCCGTCTGAAGCTCGGCCAGAGTATCGACGGCGGTTTGCAGTTGCAGCGTTTCGCTCTCTTCAATCAGCGGACACACCCAATACGCCTGCTGCCCTTTTTGACAAGTACCCAACACCAGCCCTTCGACTTCGGCGCGGCGTACACTATTCACCAGCCGCGTTTTAATCGGCGTGCGGTTGGGCGGCAATTCGTCGATGACCGACACGTCCAAATCAGCGAAAAAACTCATCGCCAGCGTGCGCGGAATCGGGGTAGCCGACATCATCAGTTGATGCACGTCGTTGCCTTTGTTTTTTAAGGCCAAACGTTGCGCCACGCCGAAGCGGTGTTGTTCATCGACAATCACCAAGCCGAGATTGTGGAAAACGACATCGTCTTGAAACAGCGCATGTGTGCCGACGGCGATTTGGGCAAGGCCGTCTGAAATGGCGGTTTTGTTGCTGTCTTTTTCTTTTTTGCGCCGGCTGCCGGAAAGCCAAGCTACGGTCAAACCCAGCGGCTCAAACCATTGCTTGAACTTAATAAAGTGTTGTTCGGCCAAAATTTCGGTCGGTGCCATCACCGCTACTTGTGCGCCGGCCTCGATGGCGGTGAGTGCGGACAATGCGGCGACAATGGTTTTACCGCTGCCGACATCACCTTGCAGCAGGCGGTGCATAGGAAAGGTTTGCGTTAAATCTTGCTTGATTTCTCCCGCCACACGCTGTTGCGCCCGGGTCAGAGCAAACGGCAGCGAATCGAGCAGCTTTTGCACCAAGCTGCCGTTGCCGTTTAACGGTGCCGCCGCGCCGCTGACACGCTTTTGCCGTGCCAAACGCATGGACAATTGCTGCGCCAACAGTTCATCAAATTTCAGCCGCTGCCACGCGGGCAAGGTGCCGTCCGAAAGCCGGCGGATGGTGAAACTCGGCGGCGGCGAGTGCAGCAGGCGCAGGCTTTCGGCCAAGTTCGGCAGTTTCATACGGCCTAATAAATCATCGGGCAAGGTATCGTGCAAGGGAATGCTGTCTAAGGCCGTCTGAACGATACGGCGCAGGGTCGGCTGGTTTAAGCCGTTCACAGTCGGATAAATCGGCGTGAGGCTTTCGGCCAAACCGGTGCCGTCGGCATCGCGGATTTTCGGGTGAATCATCTCATCGCCGTAAAACCCGCGCTTGATTTCGCCCACCGCTCGAATGCGTTTACCCACCGCCATCTGCTTTTGGTGGCCGGCGTAAAAATGGATGAAGCGCAAATACAAGACACTGCCGGAACCATCGGCAATCTGCACCACCAACTGCCTACGCGGCTTGAAGGTGACTTCCTGATGCAACACTTCCCCCTCCACCTGACACGGCACGCCCGCCGCCGCATCGGCAATCGGTATGATGTGGGTTTCGTCTTCATAGCGCAAAGGCAGGTGCAGCGCCAAATCCCATGCGCTATGCAGATGAAGCTTGTCGAGCTTTTTGGCGGTAGTATCGTTGACTTTGAGCTGTTTTTGGGTTTCGGGTGTCATCATGGCGGCTATATTCGGAACAATCGTGTTTTACCGTATTTTAACGGAAAAAAGGCCGTCTGAAATTCAGACGGCCTTTTGATGGAACATCAAAGCAGCAAATTAAGCATTGCCTTCCTGCTGTTGTTGGTACATCGCTTCAAAGTTGATCGGTGCCAACAATACCGGTGGGAAGCCGGCACGGGTTACGGTTGAAGAAATCGCTTCGCGTGCGTATGGGAACAAGATGTTCGGACAAGCCACGCCCAACAGCAATTGGGTATCTTCTTCCGGAATGTTTTCCAAACGGAAAATACCGCTTTGGGTCACTTCGTTCAGGAACATGGTGCGCTCTTCGTTCAGTTTGGCGGTCACGGTCACGGTAACATCAACAGCGTAGATGCCCTCCTCCAGTTTTTGGCTGGCGGTTGACACGCGCATATCGACTTCAGGGTCGCCTTGCTCCAAGAAGATTTGTGGTGCGTTAGGCACTTCCAAAGACAAATCTTTTACATACAAACGCTCAATGCTGAATACAGGTTGCAATTCTTCTGCCATTTTATTTTCCTATCTGTTTAGGGTTATGGATTGAGTAATCCAATTAATTCGCCTTGCTGTTGCAAACGATATAAATCGGTAAAACCGCCGACATGGGTATCGCCGATAAAAATTTGCGGAATACTGCGCTGACCGCTCAATTGTTGCATTTCATCAAAATCAGCCGGATTTTTATCCACGCGGATTTCTTTGATTTCAGTCACACCCACGGCGGCTAAAAGCTTTTTTGCCATGGTGCAATACGGGCAAAACGCGCCGGTGTACATGGTTACGGGTTGCATAATGCGCTTTCTTGAGTGCTTTTAAACACTATATGGGCATAAGGCGCATTTTACAAGCGGGCGTGTGAACGGATTGTGAATTCAGATAAATGGTCGTACCGAAAGTTGGCGTGATGCCTGTCACCTCTGTTTCAAACGGCCTGCCGAGCACTTTAAATAAATCCCATCACAGCCATGACAGGCAAACGGCTTTTGAAGTATCATTGCTAAGACAAGACAAAGCTACTTTTGCAATCTGTTTGCCCGCTGCGGGCAGATTGCAAAAGTATTTTTTATATTTTGGGAAATTCAACATGTTAGCAGGTATTCCGATTCCTAAGGACACCATTCGTCCGCCAGAAACCGTTTTGGTCAACATCACGCCGCAGGAAACGCGCGTGGCGGTTTTGGAAGAAAACAACATTTGCGAGCTGCATATCGAGCGTAACACCGGCCACAGCTTGGTCGGCAACATCTATTTGGGCGTAGTGCGCCGTGTCTTGCCCGGCATGCAAAGCGCGTTTATCGACATCGGCTTGGAACGCGCGGCCTTTCTGCATATCGTCGATGTGTTGGAACAGCGCCGCAATCCCGATGAAGCACAGCGCATCGAGCATATGCTGTTTGAAGGACAAACCATTTTGGTGCAGGTCATCAAAGACCCGATCAACACCAAAGGCGCGCGCCTTTCCACGCAGATTTCGCTGGCCGGCCGTTTCTTGGTGCATCTGCCGCAGGAAGAACACATCGGCATTTCGCAGCGTATTGAAGATGATGCCGATCGCACTATTCTGCGCGAGCGTCTGCTGAATTTGCTGCCCGAGAGCGCATGCCACGGCTACATTATCCGCACCAATGCGGAAAATGCCACCGACGGGCAATTGCAGGCCGACATTCATTACCTGACCAAAGTGTGGGAACATATTCAGCAACAATCGAAAACCCAGCCACCCGAAACCCTGCTTTACCAAGATTTGTCGCTCAACTTGCGCGTGTTGCGCGATATGTTCAGCTTGGACACGCAAAAAATCCTGGTCGATTCCACCGAGAATTTCCGCCGCATGAACGAGTTCGCGCAATTGTATGTGCAAGGTGCGGTGGACAAATTGGAATTGTTCAAGGGTGACCGCCCGCTGTTTGAAACCCACAACATCGAGCAGGAAATCAGCCGCTCGCTGCAACCGCGCGTGAATCTGAATTTCGGCAGCTATCTGATTATCGAATCGACCGAAGCGATGACCACCATCGACGTAAACACCGGCGGCTTTGTCGGCGCGCGCAATTTCGATGAAACCATCTTCCGCACCAACCTCGAAGCCTGCCACACCATTGCCCGCGAGCTGCGCCTGCGCAATTTGGGCGGTATCATCATCATCGACTTCATCGATATGGCTAAAGAAGAACACCGCGAAGCCGTGTTGCAGGAATTGGCCAAAGCCTTGAGTTTCGACCGCACCCGCGTCACCCTCAACGGCTTTACCAGCTTAGGCTTGGTCGAACTCACACGCAAACGCTCGCGCGAAAACTTAAATCAAATCTTGTGTGAACCCTGCCCTTCCTGCCAAGGCAGAGGCCGTCTGAAAACACCGCAAACCGTATGCTACGAAATCCAGCGTGAAATCGTACGTGAAGCGCGCCGCTTCGATGCCAAAGAATTCCGCATTCTCGCCGCGCCGAATGTGATTGATTTGTTTCTCGACGAAGAATCGCAATCGCTGGCCATGCTGATTGACTTTATCGGCAAACCGATTTCTCTGGCGGTGGAAACAGCTTATACGCAAGAGCAGTATGATATTGTTTTAATTTAAATTTTTATCATACAAAAGGCCGTCTGAACCTTAATGATTCAGACGGCCTTTTATATGACCGATTACTCTTCTTCCGGCAATCGGGTAATTTTCACACGATCGATGCGCTGGCCTTCTTTTTCAATCACTTCAAAACGCCAGCCATGGAAATCGGCAAAATCACCGACATTCGGCAGGCTTTCCAGTTCTTCCATAATCAGACCAGCGACGGTGTGATAATCCACATCTTCATCTTGCGGCGGTAAGCCCAGCTGTGGTGCCAAATCGACATATTCCAACGCACCGTCCACTGTCAGGCTTTCGTCGGCATTGGCCTGCATCATCGGCTCTTCTTCACGCTCAAATTCCTCAGGAAACTCACCGGCAATAGTTTCCAGCATGTCTTTCATCGTCACCATGCCCAATACCGCACCGAATTCATCAACCACCAAAGCGTAATCGGCACTACTTTGGCGGAATAATTCAATTGCATCCAATGCGGTCGTGGTTTCCGGCAAAATCAAGGGCTGGCGTAAGGCCGTCTGAATATTCAGTTCGCCGCCTTGCAATAATTGTGCCAGCAAATCTTTTTTATTGATGTAACCCAAAGGCTCATCTACACCGGCTTTACCCACCACCAGCAAACGGCTGTATGGGGTGTTTTGCAGTTGCTCGCGCTGTTCTTCTTTGCTTTGCGAAATATCCAAGCGCTCGATTTCGCGGCGCGGAATCATCACGCCTTGAATCGGACGTTCGGCCAGCGTCAACACGCTGCGAATCATGGATTTTTCGTTTTCTTCAAAGTGGCCGTTATCCTCTGCTTCATCGCCATTTTTCGCCAAAATGGTTTCGCGGATACCCATCATGCCCAACACATTTTCCGCCGTGCGTTTGCGCCATGAACTGCTGATGTAGTCGTTTTTACGGCTGTTTTTCTGCGAAACTTGGTTGAACACTTCAATCAGAATCGAGAAGCCGATGGCGGCATACAGATAGCCTTTAGGAATATGGAAATGAAATGCTTCGGCAATCAGGCTAAAACCAATCATCAACAGAAAGCCCAAGCAGAGCATGACCACGGTCGGGTGTCTATCAACAAATTCTGTCAGCGGTTTGCTGGCGATAATCATCACGGTCATGGCCACGACTACAGCCGCCATTGCCACCACAATGTGATCCACCATGGCTACGGCGGTAATCACCGAGTCAATGGAAAACACCGCATCCAGCACCAAAATTTGTACTACTACCGCACCAAAAGCGGCGTGTTTCTTTTGTGTTTCGGCAATGGCAAAATGGTTGTGGCCTTCCAAACGCTCGTGCAATTCGGTGGTCGCCTTATAAAGCAAAAACAGGCCGCCGGCGAGCATAATCATGTCCTTACCCGACACCGGCCAGCCGGCAACGTGAAACATCGGCTCGGTCAGGGTAATGATATGCGCCATAAAAGCCAGCATAATAACGCGTATCACCACAGCCAAACCTAAGCCGGTAATCCGTGCCTTATCGCGCAGCACCGGTTTGACCTTATTGGCCAAAATCGCTACGAACACAAGGTTATCAATGCCCAAAACTACTTCGAGCACCAAAAGCGTTGCAAAGCCTATCCAAGTATGCGGATCGGCTAACCAACTGAGATCCATGATTTTTCTATTCCTTTAAATGTGAAAAAGCAGCCCGATGAACATGATTCATCGGCTGCTTCAAATACGGCATATACACGAAGGACGTAAGTAATATCGAACTATCCTGCTCCGCGTCTTTCATGGAATATGTATGCCTCTATCAAGATAATGATTCGGATAGTTTATCAGTTTGAAACCATCGTGGCAAAGTTTTACTTAAAATATTTTTAGGCCGTCTGAATCGTAAGTATTTTTCAGACGGCCTTTGGATATCGGTTTAAATACAAGTCTGAGACCTTTGAAAAGCCCCCGGATTTGAGTACAGTTCAAAGTTAGGCGGCACAGAAAGGCAAACATATTACAAAGACAGGCACGCTTTTGAGCAGCGCATAACGAAGAAATGTGCCAAAGATGGGGAGTTTGCAAAGGTCTCGGCCTATGCTTTCGTATCCGCCGGCACAACTACCATGCGCGACAAGCCTTGCGCAAAACCTTTGCTGTATCGGCGCGGCACATAGCCGCTGATTTTACCGTTTTGTACGGTGGTTTCATAGGCGCAAACCAAACGTTCTTGCGGCAGGGTTTGTATGCTGCCATCGGCTTGCAGCTTGGGCGATACTTTGCTGTACAGTTTCCAAATTACGGCGCTGTCGTCAGGCAAAGGATACGGGGCTTCAAAATGCGAGCTGCCTTCGTCGCAGCCGATGTGGTTGTTTTTAAAATCCTGCATTTGCGTATCGCTGAATTTTTGTGCGCCGTAAAAACCGAAAATGCGGTCATGTCCATGCACACTTTGGCGCACATATGCCCAGATATGGTCACGCAGGAAGAATTGATCGGCAAAATGACGCGACTCCAACGGCTGCCGCAAATAGTTTTGGATTTTACCGTCCATATCGGGCACGGCCTGACCTACTGCGCCCCACAATCCGGCTAAAATCAATTCAGTGTGCGTACCCGCATCGCGAATGGTGTGGAACAGTTTGCCGCTTTCCATCCATTCTGTAACGGCCTGCGCTTCGCGCTGAGAAATCACCGAATCGGCATCACGGAAAATCACGTAAGACACTTC is a window of Neisseria yangbaofengii DNA encoding:
- the recG gene encoding ATP-dependent DNA helicase RecG, which produces MMTPETQKQLKVNDTTAKKLDKLHLHSAWDLALHLPLRYEDETHIIPIADAAAGVPCQVEGEVLHQEVTFKPRRQLVVQIADGSGSVLYLRFIHFYAGHQKQMAVGKRIRAVGEIKRGFYGDEMIHPKIRDADGTGLAESLTPIYPTVNGLNQPTLRRIVQTALDSIPLHDTLPDDLLGRMKLPNLAESLRLLHSPPPSFTIRRLSDGTLPAWQRLKFDELLAQQLSMRLARQKRVSGAAAPLNGNGSLVQKLLDSLPFALTRAQQRVAGEIKQDLTQTFPMHRLLQGDVGSGKTIVAALSALTAIEAGAQVAVMAPTEILAEQHFIKFKQWFEPLGLTVAWLSGSRRKKEKDSNKTAISDGLAQIAVGTHALFQDDVVFHNLGLVIVDEQHRFGVAQRLALKNKGNDVHQLMMSATPIPRTLAMSFFADLDVSVIDELPPNRTPIKTRLVNSVRRAEVEGLVLGTCQKGQQAYWVCPLIEESETLQLQTAVDTLAELQTALPELNIGLVHGRMKPAEKAEVMAGFIAGRLNVLVATTVIEVGVDVPNASLMVIEHAERMGLAQLHQLRGRVGRGAAASTCVLLFTEPLSELAKARLKVIYEHTDGFEIARQDLNIRGPGEFLGARQSGVPMLRFANLEEDLHLLEQAREIAPKLIAERPDIVRAHLDRWLGSREGYLGV
- the secB gene encoding protein-export chaperone SecB — its product is MAEELQPVFSIERLYVKDLSLEVPNAPQIFLEQGDPEVDMRVSTASQKLEEGIYAVDVTVTVTAKLNEERTMFLNEVTQSGIFRLENIPEEDTQLLLGVACPNILFPYAREAISSTVTRAGFPPVLLAPINFEAMYQQQQEGNA
- the grxC gene encoding glutaredoxin 3, encoding MQPVTMYTGAFCPYCTMAKKLLAAVGVTEIKEIRVDKNPADFDEMQQLSGQRSIPQIFIGDTHVGGFTDLYRLQQQGELIGLLNP
- the rng gene encoding ribonuclease G gives rise to the protein MLAGIPIPKDTIRPPETVLVNITPQETRVAVLEENNICELHIERNTGHSLVGNIYLGVVRRVLPGMQSAFIDIGLERAAFLHIVDVLEQRRNPDEAQRIEHMLFEGQTILVQVIKDPINTKGARLSTQISLAGRFLVHLPQEEHIGISQRIEDDADRTILRERLLNLLPESACHGYIIRTNAENATDGQLQADIHYLTKVWEHIQQQSKTQPPETLLYQDLSLNLRVLRDMFSLDTQKILVDSTENFRRMNEFAQLYVQGAVDKLELFKGDRPLFETHNIEQEISRSLQPRVNLNFGSYLIIESTEAMTTIDVNTGGFVGARNFDETIFRTNLEACHTIARELRLRNLGGIIIIDFIDMAKEEHREAVLQELAKALSFDRTRVTLNGFTSLGLVELTRKRSRENLNQILCEPCPSCQGRGRLKTPQTVCYEIQREIVREARRFDAKEFRILAAPNVIDLFLDEESQSLAMLIDFIGKPISLAVETAYTQEQYDIVLI
- a CDS encoding TerC family protein, producing MDLSWLADPHTWIGFATLLVLEVVLGIDNLVFVAILANKVKPVLRDKARITGLGLAVVIRVIMLAFMAHIITLTEPMFHVAGWPVSGKDMIMLAGGLFLLYKATTELHERLEGHNHFAIAETQKKHAAFGAVVVQILVLDAVFSIDSVITAVAMVDHIVVAMAAVVVAMTVMIIASKPLTEFVDRHPTVVMLCLGFLLMIGFSLIAEAFHFHIPKGYLYAAIGFSILIEVFNQVSQKNSRKNDYISSSWRKRTAENVLGMMGIRETILAKNGDEAEDNGHFEENEKSMIRSVLTLAERPIQGVMIPRREIERLDISQSKEEQREQLQNTPYSRLLVVGKAGVDEPLGYINKKDLLAQLLQGGELNIQTALRQPLILPETTTALDAIELFRQSSADYALVVDEFGAVLGMVTMKDMLETIAGEFPEEFEREEEPMMQANADESLTVDGALEYVDLAPQLGLPPQDEDVDYHTVAGLIMEELESLPNVGDFADFHGWRFEVIEKEGQRIDRVKITRLPEEE